From Pseudomonas vanderleydeniana, the proteins below share one genomic window:
- a CDS encoding DUF2474 domain-containing protein — MSGKPSLQEIEQAEKKPLWQRLGWLAMIWTGSVLALFVVASLMRLFMNAAGLTTH, encoded by the coding sequence ATGAGCGGCAAGCCTTCATTGCAGGAAATCGAACAGGCCGAGAAGAAACCGCTCTGGCAGCGCCTGGGCTGGTTGGCGATGATCTGGACGGGCAGTGTGCTGGCGTTGTTCGTGGTCGCCAGCCTGATGCGCCTGTTCATGAACGCGGCTGGATTGACCACCCACTGA